A part of Homoserinibacter sp. YIM 151385 genomic DNA contains:
- a CDS encoding sugar ABC transporter substrate-binding protein has protein sequence MKRILGGAVALVAAVALAACSSGATPGETTGDDGEKTLGIVAYIGNNAINQQAIRGATTVAEENGWTVKVTDTQGSADEANATMSSYANQGVDGILVLVFASTAIGQGLQAAKAAGVPVISWGGGEADGIVATTSNEAVGKASADALVEEMGDEGDLLALTFHPGKLCLDHQNEFDAAVAETELDITYNEVVVPGQQQSATNFTAAWLTNHPEGQGNYGIWTCWDEPMEGITAALKQAGRTDVKTFSTNGSAPGILDVQSGEVTSVVWQPSEDEGAALMETLIEAIEAGDSWEPEVLKIDGVVVDASNVDDFIAEHPDAVQ, from the coding sequence ATGAAGCGAATCCTGGGAGGTGCCGTCGCGCTGGTCGCGGCGGTCGCCCTCGCCGCATGCTCCTCCGGAGCGACCCCCGGCGAGACCACCGGCGACGACGGGGAGAAGACCCTCGGCATCGTCGCCTACATCGGCAACAACGCCATCAACCAGCAGGCCATCCGCGGCGCGACCACCGTCGCCGAGGAGAACGGCTGGACCGTCAAGGTGACCGACACGCAGGGCAGCGCCGACGAGGCCAACGCCACCATGTCGTCCTACGCGAACCAGGGCGTCGACGGCATCCTCGTCCTCGTCTTCGCCTCCACCGCGATCGGCCAGGGGCTCCAGGCGGCGAAGGCCGCCGGCGTCCCCGTCATCTCGTGGGGCGGCGGCGAGGCCGACGGCATCGTCGCCACCACGAGCAACGAGGCGGTCGGCAAGGCCTCCGCCGACGCGCTCGTCGAGGAGATGGGCGACGAGGGCGACCTGCTCGCCCTCACCTTCCACCCCGGGAAGCTCTGCCTCGACCACCAGAACGAGTTCGACGCGGCCGTCGCCGAGACCGAGCTCGACATCACCTACAACGAGGTCGTCGTGCCCGGCCAGCAGCAGTCGGCGACGAACTTCACCGCCGCCTGGCTCACCAACCACCCGGAGGGGCAGGGCAACTACGGCATCTGGACCTGCTGGGACGAGCCCATGGAGGGCATCACCGCCGCCCTCAAGCAGGCCGGCCGCACGGACGTGAAGACCTTCAGCACCAACGGCAGCGCGCCCGGCATCCTCGACGTCCAGTCGGGCGAGGTCACCTCGGTCGTCTGGCAGCCCTCGGAGGACGAGGGCGCCGCGCTCATGGAGACCCTGATCGAGGCGATCGAGGCCGGCGACTCGTGGGAGCCCGAGGTCCTCAAGATCGACGGCGTCGTCGTCGACGCGTCGAACGTCGACGACTTCATCGCCGAGCACCCCGACGCCGTCCAGTAG
- a CDS encoding sugar ABC transporter substrate-binding protein, with product MKKALALLATASVAALALVSCAPAATGGSGDEGGQKTLGIVALVATDALNAAVIEGATEEAEAAGWKVVVTDTQGSPDKANAAMTAFSTTQKVDAILVSAFASSSIGAGLASAKAAEIPVVSWGGELVDGIVATSSALKVGEDSVNAMLEDFGDEGEVLALTYHTGVLCLYRGMAFEEAMGATSGIDVTSNEVAIPGQVEDGTAFTSAWLARHAEGSGPLAIWGAWDEPGMGAIAALKQAGRTDVKVYSINGAPNALQAVQDGTMTQIIWQDGHTEGVELFTAAAESIEAGDAWEQKTIDVPGVLVDADTIDDFLAEHPDALS from the coding sequence ATGAAGAAGGCACTCGCGCTGCTCGCGACCGCATCGGTCGCCGCGCTCGCCCTCGTCTCGTGCGCCCCCGCCGCCACCGGCGGCTCGGGCGACGAGGGCGGGCAGAAGACCCTCGGCATCGTCGCGCTCGTCGCGACCGACGCCCTCAACGCCGCCGTGATCGAGGGCGCCACCGAGGAGGCGGAGGCGGCCGGCTGGAAGGTCGTCGTCACCGACACCCAGGGCAGCCCCGACAAGGCGAACGCGGCCATGACCGCGTTCTCCACCACCCAGAAGGTCGACGCGATCCTCGTCTCCGCCTTCGCCTCCAGCTCCATCGGGGCCGGCCTCGCCTCCGCGAAGGCCGCCGAGATCCCCGTCGTGAGCTGGGGCGGCGAGCTCGTCGACGGCATCGTCGCGACCTCGAGCGCGCTCAAGGTCGGCGAGGACTCCGTGAACGCCATGCTCGAGGACTTCGGCGACGAGGGCGAGGTGCTCGCGTTGACCTACCACACGGGCGTCCTGTGCCTCTATCGCGGCATGGCCTTCGAGGAGGCGATGGGCGCGACGAGCGGCATCGACGTCACGAGCAACGAGGTCGCGATCCCCGGCCAGGTCGAGGACGGCACCGCGTTCACGTCGGCCTGGCTCGCCCGGCACGCCGAGGGCAGCGGACCGCTCGCGATCTGGGGCGCGTGGGACGAGCCCGGCATGGGCGCGATCGCCGCACTCAAGCAGGCCGGTCGCACCGACGTGAAGGTCTACTCGATCAACGGGGCCCCGAACGCGCTCCAGGCGGTCCAGGACGGCACCATGACCCAGATCATCTGGCAGGACGGCCACACGGAGGGCGTCGAGCTCTTCACGGCGGCCGCCGAGTCGATCGAGGCGGGCGACGCCTGGGAGCAGAAGACGATCGACGTCCCCGGGGTCCTCGTCGACGCCGACACGATCGACGACTTCCTCGCCGAGCACCCGGACGCGCTCAGCTGA
- a CDS encoding sugar ABC transporter ATP-binding protein produces MHDPNSAWLQIRDLSKQFGGAHALSAVDLDIHRGEVHGLVGANGAGKSTLIRSLAGIVSPDHGTIEIEGVEQRLASPRDAEKAGLAFIHQELNLVPHFSAIQNILLGAPKATRLGMIDWRASRRTAREAAERIGVEFSLDRRVDELSVAERWLVMISKALVREVRMIAMDEPTASLSDHESENLFRVVRDLARDGVAILYVSHRLDEVLDLSDRITVFRDGRVTDRAVRGDLDKRGLIRAIVGREVPVVHREGERVEIDRSGVPVFAARSVARGKAVKDVSFEVHRGEVLGLGGLVGAGRTEVARLAFGADRLEAGRFEMEGRPIRIKDVADAVDQGLALVPEERRSEGLLLEKPVEYNMNIAVLRSLRSVPGLPFLSSRRSRARALELIEQLQIKTNGPGQTIGSLSGGNQQKALIGRWLTPQVKVLFLDEPSRGVDVGARHEIHQAARDLADRGIGTVVISSDVEELAALCDRVVVLAEGRVTGELIGDDITEQNIIELSYAEASTTTGDLT; encoded by the coding sequence ATGCACGACCCGAACAGCGCCTGGCTGCAGATCCGGGACCTGAGCAAGCAGTTCGGCGGTGCGCACGCCCTCTCCGCGGTGGATCTCGACATCCACCGCGGGGAGGTGCACGGCCTCGTCGGCGCGAACGGCGCCGGCAAGTCCACGCTCATCCGCTCCCTCGCCGGCATCGTGTCGCCCGATCACGGCACGATCGAGATCGAGGGGGTGGAGCAGCGGCTCGCGAGCCCGCGGGATGCGGAGAAGGCGGGCCTCGCGTTCATCCACCAGGAGCTCAACCTGGTGCCGCACTTCAGCGCCATCCAGAACATCCTCCTCGGCGCCCCCAAGGCGACGCGCCTGGGCATGATCGACTGGCGCGCCTCGCGGCGCACCGCCCGGGAGGCCGCCGAGCGCATCGGCGTCGAGTTCTCGCTCGACCGCCGCGTCGACGAGCTCAGCGTCGCCGAGCGGTGGCTCGTCATGATCAGCAAGGCGCTCGTGCGCGAGGTGCGCATGATCGCGATGGACGAGCCGACCGCCTCGCTCTCGGATCACGAGAGCGAGAACCTGTTCCGCGTCGTCCGCGACCTCGCGCGCGACGGGGTCGCGATCCTCTACGTCTCCCACCGGCTCGACGAGGTCCTCGACCTCTCGGACCGCATCACCGTCTTCCGCGACGGACGCGTCACCGATCGCGCCGTGCGCGGCGACCTCGACAAGCGCGGGCTGATCCGCGCGATCGTCGGCCGCGAGGTCCCCGTCGTCCACCGGGAGGGGGAGCGGGTCGAGATCGACCGCAGCGGCGTCCCCGTCTTCGCCGCCCGCTCCGTCGCCCGCGGCAAGGCCGTCAAGGACGTGAGCTTCGAGGTGCACCGCGGCGAGGTCCTCGGCCTCGGGGGGCTCGTCGGCGCCGGGCGCACCGAGGTCGCGCGCCTCGCCTTCGGCGCCGACCGGCTCGAGGCGGGCCGCTTCGAGATGGAGGGCCGCCCGATCCGCATCAAGGACGTCGCGGACGCGGTCGACCAGGGCCTCGCCCTCGTGCCCGAGGAGCGCCGCTCCGAGGGGCTGCTCCTCGAGAAGCCCGTCGAGTACAACATGAACATCGCCGTGCTGCGCTCCCTGCGCAGCGTCCCCGGCCTCCCCTTCCTCAGCAGCCGGCGCAGCCGGGCGCGCGCGCTCGAGCTCATCGAGCAGCTGCAGATCAAGACGAACGGGCCCGGCCAGACCATCGGGAGCCTCTCCGGCGGCAACCAGCAGAAGGCCCTCATCGGGCGCTGGCTGACCCCGCAGGTGAAGGTCCTCTTCCTCGACGAGCCCTCCCGCGGCGTCGACGTCGGCGCCCGACACGAGATCCACCAGGCCGCGCGCGACCTCGCCGATCGCGGGATCGGCACCGTCGTGATCTCCTCCGACGTCGAGGAGCTCGCCGCGCTCTGCGACCGCGTCGTCGTCCTCGCCGAGGGCCGCGTCACGGGGGAGCTCATCGGCGACGACATCACCGAGCAGAACATCATCGAGCTCAGCTACGCCGAGGCCTCGACGACGACAGGAGACCTGACATGA
- a CDS encoding ABC transporter permease: MTLTTDPGTAAADVDRRRDRRRVALVLLSRYGTLVGLLLMLIGFTIQAPTTFLTVPNFINILSQASLTAIIAAGLTMTLVVGEFDLSIGYVASFAGLIVVGFIARDGVPLLLALLLVLAVGGGIGAVNGLLVTKVRINAVIATLGIGTALVGVGFAYSSFPIAAGVPVEFTSIALGRPILGIPNPIIIMFVVLAILWIILNKTDLGQKMQAVGGNIEAARLSGIRVDRVKIFAFSTAGICAALTGMLLSSLLGSGTLAAADGYLLDAFAAVFLGSATLRDGEFHILGTLIGVLIIAVGFNGLSIFGAPTFVQPIFKGAILVLAVGLSTLARRYAKA; this comes from the coding sequence ATGACCCTCACCACCGACCCCGGCACGGCCGCCGCCGACGTCGACCGCCGTCGCGACCGGCGCCGCGTCGCGCTCGTGCTGCTCTCGCGCTACGGCACCCTCGTCGGCCTGCTGCTCATGCTGATCGGCTTCACGATCCAGGCGCCGACGACCTTCCTCACGGTGCCGAACTTCATCAACATCCTCAGCCAGGCCTCGCTCACCGCGATCATCGCCGCCGGTCTCACCATGACGCTCGTCGTCGGGGAGTTCGACCTCAGCATCGGCTACGTCGCGAGCTTCGCGGGCCTCATCGTCGTCGGCTTCATCGCGCGCGACGGGGTGCCGCTGCTCCTCGCGCTGCTGCTCGTGCTCGCGGTCGGCGGCGGCATCGGAGCCGTCAACGGGCTGCTCGTCACGAAGGTGAGGATCAACGCCGTCATCGCGACGCTCGGCATCGGCACGGCGCTCGTCGGCGTCGGCTTCGCCTACAGCTCCTTCCCGATCGCCGCCGGGGTGCCCGTCGAGTTCACCTCGATCGCGCTCGGCCGGCCGATCCTCGGCATCCCGAACCCGATCATCATCATGTTCGTCGTGCTCGCGATCCTCTGGATCATCCTCAACAAGACCGACCTCGGCCAGAAGATGCAGGCCGTCGGCGGCAACATCGAGGCCGCGCGCCTCTCCGGCATCCGCGTCGACCGGGTGAAGATCTTCGCCTTCTCGACCGCCGGCATCTGCGCCGCCCTCACCGGGATGCTGCTCTCCTCGCTGCTCGGCTCCGGCACCCTCGCCGCCGCCGACGGCTACCTGCTCGACGCCTTCGCCGCGGTCTTCCTCGGCTCGGCGACGCTCCGCGACGGCGAGTTCCACATCCTCGGCACCCTCATCGGCGTGCTCATCATCGCCGTCGGCTTCAACGGCCTCAGCATCTTCGGCGCCCCCACCTTCGTGCAGCCCATCTTCAAGGGCGCGATCCTCGTGCTCGCGGTCGGGCTCTCGACGCTCGCGCGAAGGTACGCGAAGGCCTGA
- a CDS encoding SDR family NAD(P)-dependent oxidoreductase encodes MAELFAKEGATVYSADVLEAADAEGSPVEFAIMDITKADEWSALVDRIVAEHGRIDILVNNAAIVDYSPILDTSEELYDRVLDIDLKSIFLGMKTVLPHMIAQQAGSIVNVSSIWGMAGVPSSYAYQAAKGAILNVSKNVAAAHGLDGVRCNSLHPGYILSPMNEHQADDINKALIDGTVLGRPGVPAETAYATLFLASDEASYVTGTSLVVDGGFLAK; translated from the coding sequence ATGGCCGAGCTGTTCGCGAAGGAGGGCGCGACGGTCTACTCGGCCGACGTGCTCGAGGCGGCGGATGCCGAGGGCAGCCCCGTCGAGTTCGCGATCATGGACATCACGAAGGCGGACGAGTGGTCGGCCCTCGTCGACCGCATCGTCGCCGAGCACGGCCGGATCGACATCCTCGTCAACAACGCCGCCATCGTCGACTACTCGCCGATCCTCGACACGAGCGAGGAGCTCTACGACCGGGTCCTCGACATCGACCTCAAGAGCATCTTCCTCGGCATGAAGACGGTGCTGCCGCACATGATCGCCCAGCAGGCGGGCTCGATCGTCAACGTCTCGTCGATCTGGGGCATGGCCGGCGTGCCGAGCTCCTACGCCTACCAGGCCGCGAAGGGCGCGATCCTCAACGTGAGCAAGAACGTCGCCGCCGCGCACGGCCTCGACGGCGTCCGCTGCAACTCGCTCCACCCGGGCTACATCCTGTCGCCCATGAACGAGCACCAGGCGGACGACATCAACAAGGCGCTCATCGACGGCACGGTGCTCGGCCGCCCCGGCGTGCCGGCCGAGACCGCCTACGCCACCCTCTTCCTCGCGAGCGACGAGGCGAGCTACGTCACCGGCACCTCCCTCGTGGTGGACGGAGGCTTCCTCGCCAAGTGA
- a CDS encoding SDR family NAD(P)-dependent oxidoreductase, whose translation MDLQLQDRVVLVVGGNGFIGSAVVDRLRAEGATAVSASRGGEGGIRLDAADDASVEDGVAAVLAEHGRLDGLVVTAAPAAQTLDPARSGDPDAVAEAVAAKSLVFLRVANAVIPIMREAGFGRILGVSGQLAGVTGSIVASVRNSALDTIAKNLADATAGSGVLVNTVNPGTVAESPAAEVARGLGGESSPAQIADLAAFLLSPRNAVSGSSIAIGHRLRGVV comes from the coding sequence ATGGATCTCCAGCTGCAGGATCGCGTCGTGCTCGTCGTCGGCGGGAACGGCTTCATCGGGTCGGCGGTCGTCGACCGGCTCCGCGCGGAGGGCGCGACGGCGGTGAGCGCGTCCCGCGGGGGCGAGGGCGGCATCCGCCTCGACGCCGCCGACGACGCCTCGGTCGAGGACGGCGTCGCCGCCGTCCTCGCCGAGCACGGGCGCCTCGACGGCCTCGTCGTCACCGCGGCCCCCGCGGCGCAGACGCTCGATCCCGCGCGCAGCGGCGATCCGGACGCGGTCGCCGAGGCGGTCGCCGCGAAGTCGCTCGTGTTCCTCCGCGTGGCGAACGCGGTCATCCCGATCATGCGGGAGGCGGGCTTCGGCCGCATCCTCGGCGTCAGCGGGCAGCTCGCGGGCGTCACCGGCAGCATCGTCGCCTCGGTGCGGAACTCGGCGCTCGACACGATCGCGAAGAACCTCGCGGATGCGACGGCCGGCTCGGGTGTGCTCGTCAACACCGTGAACCCCGGCACGGTCGCCGAGTCGCCGGCGGCCGAGGTGGCGCGCGGCCTCGGCGGCGAGTCGAGCCCCGCGCAGATCGCCGACCTCGCGGCCTTCCTCCTCTCGCCCCGCAACGCGGTCTCCGGCTCGTCGATCGCGATCGGGCACCGGCTCCGCGGCGTCGTCTGA
- a CDS encoding NAD(P)H-dependent oxidoreductase, with product MNLFSLLQARTARSGPIRVGVIGAGKFASMFLTQAVGSAGIHVVGVADIDVQKAKGSLDRTGWPAERYAAATLDEAAKTGGTAVTDSADALIAHPAIEVVLEITGNPIVGTYHAVTAIDHGKHVVMVNVEADCMVGPLLQRRAQAAGVVYSMAYGDQPALISELVDWCRTVGFDVVAAGKGTKYLPEYNYSTPDTVWDYYGFTAEQLATGDFNPKMFNSFLDGTKSAIEMAAVANGTGLIPQDEGLQFTPVGVDELPQMLKEREKGGTLSRRGTVELISSLNRDGSEVERDLRWGVYVTFEATTDYAAACFAEYGVKTDDSGRYGSLYRPYHMIGLELPISIASAVLRGEATGSPTGFRGDVVTTAKKDLKAGETLDGEGGYTVFGKLAPAATSLAGNALPLGLAHGAKLIRDVPKDRTVSWDDVEVDETQFATRIRRELEAEFRAEHENA from the coding sequence ATGAATCTCTTCTCGCTCCTGCAGGCGCGCACGGCGCGGTCCGGTCCGATCCGGGTCGGCGTGATCGGCGCCGGCAAGTTCGCATCGATGTTCCTCACGCAGGCCGTCGGCTCGGCCGGCATCCACGTGGTCGGCGTCGCCGACATCGACGTGCAGAAGGCGAAGGGCTCCCTCGACCGCACCGGGTGGCCCGCCGAGCGCTACGCCGCGGCCACCCTCGACGAGGCCGCGAAGACGGGCGGCACGGCGGTCACGGACTCCGCCGACGCCCTCATCGCGCACCCGGCGATCGAGGTCGTCCTCGAGATCACCGGCAACCCGATCGTGGGCACGTACCACGCCGTCACCGCGATCGACCACGGCAAGCACGTCGTCATGGTCAACGTCGAGGCCGACTGCATGGTCGGGCCGCTCCTCCAGCGCCGCGCCCAGGCCGCGGGCGTCGTCTACTCCATGGCCTACGGCGACCAGCCGGCGCTCATCTCCGAGCTCGTCGACTGGTGCCGCACGGTCGGCTTCGACGTCGTCGCGGCGGGCAAGGGCACCAAGTACCTCCCGGAGTACAACTACTCCACGCCCGACACCGTCTGGGACTACTACGGCTTCACCGCCGAGCAGCTCGCGACCGGCGACTTCAACCCGAAGATGTTCAACTCCTTCCTCGACGGCACGAAGTCGGCGATCGAGATGGCGGCCGTCGCGAACGGCACCGGCCTCATCCCGCAGGACGAGGGCCTGCAGTTCACCCCCGTCGGGGTCGACGAGCTGCCGCAGATGCTCAAGGAGCGCGAGAAGGGCGGCACGCTCTCCCGCCGCGGCACGGTCGAGCTCATCTCGAGCCTCAACCGGGACGGCAGCGAGGTCGAGCGCGACCTCCGCTGGGGCGTCTACGTCACCTTCGAGGCGACGACCGACTACGCGGCCGCCTGCTTCGCGGAGTACGGCGTGAAGACCGACGACTCCGGCCGCTACGGCTCCCTCTACCGGCCGTACCACATGATCGGCCTCGAGCTGCCGATCTCGATCGCCTCCGCCGTCCTCCGCGGCGAGGCCACCGGATCCCCGACCGGCTTCCGGGGGGATGTCGTGACGACCGCGAAGAAGGACCTCAAGGCCGGCGAGACCCTCGACGGCGAGGGCGGCTACACCGTCTTCGGCAAGCTCGCCCCCGCGGCCACCTCGCTCGCGGGCAACGCCCTCCCGCTCGGCCTCGCGCACGGCGCGAAGCTCATCCGCGACGTCCCCAAGGACCGCACGGTCTCGTGGGACGACGTCGAGGTCGACGAGACCCAGTTCGCCACCCGCATCCGCCGCGAGCTCGAGGCCGAGTTCCGCGCCGAGCACGAGAACGCCTGA
- a CDS encoding GMC family oxidoreductase, producing MSTTHTDVLVIGSGMGGGAVAKRLSDQGIKVVCLEQGDWLDGAVDYAHELDSWELEKLRGWSYNPNDRQLDEDYPVSGHIRPYLFNTVGGSTVCYGGHWPRYKPVDFRKGTEHGVEGTIDWPISYEELAPFYDINDAEMGISGVPGDPAYPPRPGAPRDETTRPGKLGLRLSKGFDELGWHWWPSDNAIITRDRPGRLACNECGQCLNGCPRGSLGGVHVAYWPQALANGVDLRTRARVEKIEVRDGRTTGAVYIDRRTGERHRVTADIVVLSASGLGTPRILFMSEQKGFENGLANGNDLVGRHLMHHSYANCDVWFDEPIEGYKASFGAPFYSQEFYDTDPTRSFVNGFTMQVGRSYGAAFTATGSHTREPIGWGPGHRRRFDEDFGNQLLVYVLAEDLPVYGNRVTLDHSTTDSSGLPGLTVDFTPHQNDIDLTNYGVERLEEVAKAAGASRVRSTGHQDVNPGWHLMGTARMGNTPEDSTTNKWNQTWEVPNLFIVDGSSLTTGAAVNPTPTIGALAVRVAAYIAEHGAAIRDQRTTPSNAEAPGLDHRKVRIDV from the coding sequence ATGAGCACGACGCACACCGATGTCCTCGTGATCGGATCCGGGATGGGCGGCGGCGCCGTCGCGAAGCGGCTCTCGGACCAGGGCATCAAGGTCGTCTGCCTCGAGCAGGGCGACTGGCTCGACGGCGCGGTGGACTACGCGCACGAGCTCGACAGCTGGGAGCTCGAGAAGCTCCGCGGCTGGTCGTACAACCCGAACGACCGTCAGCTGGACGAGGACTACCCGGTCTCCGGCCACATCCGCCCGTACCTCTTCAACACGGTCGGCGGCAGCACCGTCTGCTACGGCGGGCACTGGCCGCGCTACAAGCCGGTCGACTTCCGCAAGGGCACCGAGCACGGCGTCGAGGGCACGATCGACTGGCCGATCTCCTACGAGGAGCTCGCCCCCTTCTACGACATCAACGACGCCGAGATGGGGATCTCGGGCGTGCCCGGCGACCCCGCCTACCCGCCGCGGCCCGGCGCCCCGCGGGACGAGACGACGCGCCCCGGCAAGCTCGGCCTCCGACTCTCGAAGGGCTTCGACGAGCTCGGCTGGCACTGGTGGCCGAGCGACAACGCCATCATCACGCGCGACCGGCCCGGGCGCCTCGCCTGCAACGAATGCGGGCAGTGCCTCAACGGCTGCCCGCGCGGCTCGCTCGGCGGCGTCCACGTCGCCTACTGGCCGCAGGCGCTCGCGAACGGGGTCGACCTGCGCACCCGCGCCCGCGTGGAGAAGATCGAGGTCCGCGACGGCCGCACCACGGGGGCCGTCTACATCGACCGCCGCACGGGGGAGCGCCACCGCGTCACCGCCGACATCGTCGTCCTCTCCGCGAGCGGCCTCGGCACGCCCCGCATCCTCTTCATGTCGGAGCAGAAGGGCTTCGAGAACGGCCTCGCGAACGGCAACGACCTCGTCGGCCGGCACCTCATGCACCACAGCTACGCGAACTGCGACGTCTGGTTCGACGAGCCGATCGAGGGCTACAAGGCCTCCTTCGGGGCGCCCTTCTACTCGCAGGAGTTCTACGACACCGACCCGACGCGCAGCTTCGTCAACGGCTTCACGATGCAGGTCGGCCGCTCCTACGGCGCCGCCTTCACCGCGACCGGCTCGCACACCCGCGAGCCGATCGGCTGGGGCCCCGGGCACCGCCGCCGCTTCGACGAGGACTTCGGCAACCAGCTGCTCGTCTACGTGCTCGCGGAGGACCTGCCCGTCTACGGCAACCGGGTCACCCTCGACCACTCGACGACCGACTCCTCCGGCCTCCCCGGCCTGACGGTCGACTTCACGCCGCACCAGAACGACATCGACCTCACGAACTACGGGGTCGAGCGGCTCGAGGAGGTCGCGAAGGCCGCCGGGGCCTCGCGGGTGCGCTCGACGGGACACCAGGACGTCAACCCCGGCTGGCACCTCATGGGCACCGCGCGCATGGGCAACACCCCCGAGGACTCCACGACGAACAAGTGGAACCAGACCTGGGAGGTGCCGAACCTCTTCATCGTCGACGGCTCCTCGCTCACGACCGGCGCCGCCGTCAACCCGACCCCCACGATCGGCGCGCTCGCGGTGCGCGTCGCGGCCTACATCGCCGAGCACGGCGCCGCCATCCGCGACCAGCGCACGACGCCCTCGAACGCCGAGGCGCCGGGACTCGACCACAGGAAGGTGCGCATCGATGTCTGA
- a CDS encoding aldehyde dehydrogenase family protein — translation MSEQITTSPLLLAGRWTEGAGGATVDVENPADEGLAGRVAVATEADVESAVREATRAQRAWGATPAVERAAVLLRLAELIERDGERLARIVVSEVGKPIREARGEVGGAANFCRYFAGLATSQGGEIMPAARRDAEVLVRREPIGVVGAIIPWNFPLALTTRKLAPALAAGNAIVLKPAELTPLSALAIAELAIEAGVPEGILSVLPGPGSVIGAAIVRTPGVGLVTMTGSVRAGRSILHGAAERIIPASLELGGKAPFIVFADADLEQAVASAVATRMMNNGQACVCNERTYVEASIHGEFVERYTAALEALVVGDPSAEATEVGPKVSAPELANVERIVDAAVAAGAKLVTGGSRLTGAGYERGHWYAPTLLTEVAADSPVLREEVFGPVTPIVAFADEAEAVRMANDTEFGLSSYLYTNDYGRVMRMTAALESGEVFVNRGGPEEVVGFHAGWGESGLGGDDGTHGFELYSRRKTVYASWGGA, via the coding sequence ATGTCTGAGCAGATCACCACCTCGCCCCTGCTCCTCGCGGGGCGGTGGACCGAGGGCGCCGGCGGCGCGACCGTCGACGTCGAGAACCCGGCCGACGAGGGGCTCGCGGGCCGCGTCGCGGTCGCGACGGAGGCGGATGTGGAGTCCGCCGTCCGCGAGGCGACGCGCGCGCAGCGCGCCTGGGGCGCCACCCCCGCCGTCGAGCGGGCGGCGGTCCTCCTCCGCCTCGCCGAGCTCATCGAGCGCGACGGCGAGCGGCTCGCCCGCATCGTCGTCTCGGAGGTCGGCAAGCCGATCCGCGAGGCGCGCGGCGAGGTCGGCGGGGCGGCGAACTTCTGCCGCTACTTCGCGGGCCTCGCGACCTCGCAGGGCGGCGAGATCATGCCGGCCGCCCGCCGCGACGCGGAGGTCCTCGTGCGCCGCGAGCCGATCGGCGTCGTCGGGGCGATCATCCCCTGGAACTTCCCGCTCGCCCTCACGACCCGCAAGCTCGCACCCGCCCTCGCCGCGGGCAACGCGATCGTGCTGAAGCCGGCCGAGCTGACGCCGCTCTCGGCGCTCGCGATCGCGGAGCTCGCGATCGAGGCGGGCGTGCCCGAGGGCATCCTCTCGGTGCTCCCAGGGCCCGGCTCCGTGATCGGCGCCGCCATCGTGCGGACGCCGGGCGTCGGCCTCGTGACGATGACGGGCAGCGTGCGCGCCGGCCGCTCGATCCTGCACGGCGCGGCCGAGCGCATCATCCCGGCCTCCCTCGAGCTCGGCGGCAAGGCCCCCTTCATCGTCTTCGCCGACGCCGACCTCGAGCAGGCCGTCGCGTCGGCGGTCGCGACGCGCATGATGAACAACGGCCAGGCCTGCGTCTGCAACGAGCGCACCTACGTCGAGGCCTCGATCCACGGCGAGTTCGTGGAGCGCTACACGGCCGCCCTCGAGGCGCTCGTCGTCGGCGACCCGAGCGCCGAGGCGACCGAGGTCGGCCCCAAGGTCTCGGCGCCCGAGCTCGCGAACGTGGAGCGGATCGTGGACGCCGCGGTCGCCGCCGGCGCGAAGCTCGTGACGGGCGGCTCCCGGCTCACGGGCGCCGGCTACGAGCGCGGCCACTGGTACGCGCCGACGCTCCTCACCGAGGTCGCCGCCGACTCCCCCGTCCTCCGCGAGGAGGTCTTCGGGCCGGTCACGCCGATCGTCGCCTTCGCCGACGAGGCGGAGGCCGTGCGCATGGCCAACGACACCGAGTTCGGCCTGAGCTCCTACCTCTACACGAACGACTACGGCCGCGTCATGCGGATGACGGCGGCGCTCGAGAGCGGCGAGGTCTTCGTCAACCGCGGGGGACCCGAGGAGGTCGTCGGATTCCACGCCGGCTGGGGCGAGAGCGGGCTCGGCGGCGACGACGGCACGCACGGCTTCGAGCTGTACTCGCGCCGCAAGACCGTCTACGCGAGCTGGGGAGGTGCGTGA